Proteins from a genomic interval of Pectinophora gossypiella chromosome 4, ilPecGoss1.1, whole genome shotgun sequence:
- the LOC126366517 gene encoding TBC1 domain family member 19 isoform X1 — protein sequence MEDMKEEAIHYTALKLAEEIKNLSIYKSFYSDVQKLVCSPNVNKEDFKQTLQQAMKEKGLDTKLRNTVFHWVRSQTKQNKLDPLSCLLKASAQWEKRIHKSLNSMCSDLETSLAKLRPQSEQEEFADKWNELSTYNLDLSKYRPVYAPKDFLEVLLTLSGYVPYTREDEPKWEFAHLPIQVKTLDELRKVYVEWTNGEPLLGVNSNMPSTVPGFNTLEAERIGLGERVSALGYAPVIQEYLKKGSPQCLRAKLWSQVLGAEIQKHHASYFAQLKKNVLEVDLMIDKLIFKDVQLTASNDDQYFVFEDLLYQVMLCFSRDCEVMQALKGSIGNPLTVTIKGKPASPDATVFPPSGIIPFHGFTMYATPFCYLYDDPVQLYYTFRAFYIRYWHRLHYISTHPQGIVSLCLLYERLLEANEPLLWIHFRNININPIRVVFKWLMRAFSGHLPPDQLLLLWDAILGYDCLEILPLLALAILSFRKENIFQVNTLQNVDAVLADLSTISVIPLLQLALMKT from the exons ATGAAAGAAGAAGCCATACACTACACTGCGCTAAAATTGGCTGAGGAAATTAAGAATCTTTCCATATACAAATCATTTTACAGTGATGTTCAG AAACTGGTATGTTCACCAAATGTGAATAAGGAGGATTTTAAGCAAACCCTCCAGCAGGCTATGAAAGAAAAGGGCTTAGACACGAAACTTCGGAACACAGTTTTTCATTGGGTACGATCTCAAACCAAGCAAAAC aagCTAGATCCACTATCTTGCCTATTAAAAGCTAGTGCTCAATGGGAGAAACGAATACACAAGTCGTTGAACTCGATGTGCTCCGATTTGGAGACGTCTTTGGCTAAATTACGGCCGCAAAGTGAGCAGGAGGAATTTGCGGATAAATGGAACGAACTCAGTACATACAACTTAG ATCTATCAAAATATAGACCTGTCTATGCTCCAAAAGATTTTCTAGAAGTTTTACTAACTTTGTCCGGATATGTTCCTTACACGAGAGA AGATGAACCAAAGTGGGAATTCGCTCATTTACCTATTCAAGTTAAAACATTAGATGAATTG CGTAAAGTCTACGTAGAATGGACAAACGGTGAGCCGCTACTAGGTGTCAACTCAAACATGCCCAGTACGGTGCCGGGGTTCAACACACTCGAAGCGGAACGTATCGGGCTGGGAGAGCGAGTGTCTGCGTTGGGCTACGCTCCAGTCATACAGGAATACTTGAAGAAAGGGAGCCCGCAGTGCTTGCGCGCGAAGCTTTGGTCACAAGTCCTCGGGGCTGAGATACAAAAACAT CATGCCAGCTACTTCGCCCAACTTAAGAAGAACGTATTAGAAGTAGATCTCATGATAGATAAACTAATATTCAAAGACGTACAATTGACGGCATCTAACGacgaccaatattttgttttcgaGGATTTATTATATCAG GTGATGTTATGTTTCTCCCGGGATTGCGAAGTGATGCAAGCACTGAAGGGCAGCATCGGCAACCCTCTGACAGTGACCATCAAAGGCAAACCAGCCTCACCGGACGCCACTGTGTTCCCGCCCAGTGGTATTATACCTTTCCATGGATTCACTATGTACG CAACGCCGTTCTGCTATCTGTACGATGACCCAGTGCAACTGTACTACACGTTTCGTGCATTTTACATCCGTTACTGGCATCGACTACATTACATTTCCACACATCCACAG GGCATAGTTTCATTATGCCTTCTCTATGAGAGGCTATTGGAAGCGAACGAGCCATTACTTTGGATACACTTTAGGAACATCAATATTAATCC CATAAGAGTCGTATTTAAATGGTTAATGAGAGCATTCAGTGGACACTTACCTCCGGACCAGCTGTTGCTTCTCTGGGACGCGATCCTCGGCTACGACTGCCTGGAGATCCTGCCGTTACTGGCTCTGGCCATACTCAGCTTCAGGAAGGAGAACATCTTCCAAGTAAATACACTCCAAAACGTGGACGCAGTACTTGCAGACCTCTCCACCATATCTGTGATACCACTACTACAACTAGCGCTGATGAAAACTTAA
- the LOC126366517 gene encoding TBC1 domain family member 19 isoform X2 has protein sequence MEDMKEEAIHYTALKLAEEIKNLSIYKSFYSDVQKLVCSPNVNKEDFKQTLQQAMKEKGLDTKLRNTVFHWVRSQTKQNKLDPLSCLLKASAQWEKRIHKSLNSMCSDLETSLAKLRPQSEQEEFADKWNELSTYNLDLSKYRPVYAPKDFLEVLLTLSGYVPYTREDEPKWEFAHLPIQVKTLDELRKVYVEWTNGEPLLGVNSNMPSTVPGFNTLEAERIGLGERVSALGYAPVIQEYLKKGSPQCLRAKLWSQVLGAEIQKHVMLCFSRDCEVMQALKGSIGNPLTVTIKGKPASPDATVFPPSGIIPFHGFTMYATPFCYLYDDPVQLYYTFRAFYIRYWHRLHYISTHPQGIVSLCLLYERLLEANEPLLWIHFRNININPIRVVFKWLMRAFSGHLPPDQLLLLWDAILGYDCLEILPLLALAILSFRKENIFQVNTLQNVDAVLADLSTISVIPLLQLALMKT, from the exons ATGAAAGAAGAAGCCATACACTACACTGCGCTAAAATTGGCTGAGGAAATTAAGAATCTTTCCATATACAAATCATTTTACAGTGATGTTCAG AAACTGGTATGTTCACCAAATGTGAATAAGGAGGATTTTAAGCAAACCCTCCAGCAGGCTATGAAAGAAAAGGGCTTAGACACGAAACTTCGGAACACAGTTTTTCATTGGGTACGATCTCAAACCAAGCAAAAC aagCTAGATCCACTATCTTGCCTATTAAAAGCTAGTGCTCAATGGGAGAAACGAATACACAAGTCGTTGAACTCGATGTGCTCCGATTTGGAGACGTCTTTGGCTAAATTACGGCCGCAAAGTGAGCAGGAGGAATTTGCGGATAAATGGAACGAACTCAGTACATACAACTTAG ATCTATCAAAATATAGACCTGTCTATGCTCCAAAAGATTTTCTAGAAGTTTTACTAACTTTGTCCGGATATGTTCCTTACACGAGAGA AGATGAACCAAAGTGGGAATTCGCTCATTTACCTATTCAAGTTAAAACATTAGATGAATTG CGTAAAGTCTACGTAGAATGGACAAACGGTGAGCCGCTACTAGGTGTCAACTCAAACATGCCCAGTACGGTGCCGGGGTTCAACACACTCGAAGCGGAACGTATCGGGCTGGGAGAGCGAGTGTCTGCGTTGGGCTACGCTCCAGTCATACAGGAATACTTGAAGAAAGGGAGCCCGCAGTGCTTGCGCGCGAAGCTTTGGTCACAAGTCCTCGGGGCTGAGATACAAAAACAT GTGATGTTATGTTTCTCCCGGGATTGCGAAGTGATGCAAGCACTGAAGGGCAGCATCGGCAACCCTCTGACAGTGACCATCAAAGGCAAACCAGCCTCACCGGACGCCACTGTGTTCCCGCCCAGTGGTATTATACCTTTCCATGGATTCACTATGTACG CAACGCCGTTCTGCTATCTGTACGATGACCCAGTGCAACTGTACTACACGTTTCGTGCATTTTACATCCGTTACTGGCATCGACTACATTACATTTCCACACATCCACAG GGCATAGTTTCATTATGCCTTCTCTATGAGAGGCTATTGGAAGCGAACGAGCCATTACTTTGGATACACTTTAGGAACATCAATATTAATCC CATAAGAGTCGTATTTAAATGGTTAATGAGAGCATTCAGTGGACACTTACCTCCGGACCAGCTGTTGCTTCTCTGGGACGCGATCCTCGGCTACGACTGCCTGGAGATCCTGCCGTTACTGGCTCTGGCCATACTCAGCTTCAGGAAGGAGAACATCTTCCAAGTAAATACACTCCAAAACGTGGACGCAGTACTTGCAGACCTCTCCACCATATCTGTGATACCACTACTACAACTAGCGCTGATGAAAACTTAA
- the LOC126366517 gene encoding TBC1 domain family member 19 isoform X3 → MKEKGLDTKLRNTVFHWVRSQTKQNKLDPLSCLLKASAQWEKRIHKSLNSMCSDLETSLAKLRPQSEQEEFADKWNELSTYNLDLSKYRPVYAPKDFLEVLLTLSGYVPYTREDEPKWEFAHLPIQVKTLDELRKVYVEWTNGEPLLGVNSNMPSTVPGFNTLEAERIGLGERVSALGYAPVIQEYLKKGSPQCLRAKLWSQVLGAEIQKHHASYFAQLKKNVLEVDLMIDKLIFKDVQLTASNDDQYFVFEDLLYQVMLCFSRDCEVMQALKGSIGNPLTVTIKGKPASPDATVFPPSGIIPFHGFTMYATPFCYLYDDPVQLYYTFRAFYIRYWHRLHYISTHPQGIVSLCLLYERLLEANEPLLWIHFRNININPIRVVFKWLMRAFSGHLPPDQLLLLWDAILGYDCLEILPLLALAILSFRKENIFQVNTLQNVDAVLADLSTISVIPLLQLALMKT, encoded by the exons ATGAAAGAAAAGGGCTTAGACACGAAACTTCGGAACACAGTTTTTCATTGGGTACGATCTCAAACCAAGCAAAAC aagCTAGATCCACTATCTTGCCTATTAAAAGCTAGTGCTCAATGGGAGAAACGAATACACAAGTCGTTGAACTCGATGTGCTCCGATTTGGAGACGTCTTTGGCTAAATTACGGCCGCAAAGTGAGCAGGAGGAATTTGCGGATAAATGGAACGAACTCAGTACATACAACTTAG ATCTATCAAAATATAGACCTGTCTATGCTCCAAAAGATTTTCTAGAAGTTTTACTAACTTTGTCCGGATATGTTCCTTACACGAGAGA AGATGAACCAAAGTGGGAATTCGCTCATTTACCTATTCAAGTTAAAACATTAGATGAATTG CGTAAAGTCTACGTAGAATGGACAAACGGTGAGCCGCTACTAGGTGTCAACTCAAACATGCCCAGTACGGTGCCGGGGTTCAACACACTCGAAGCGGAACGTATCGGGCTGGGAGAGCGAGTGTCTGCGTTGGGCTACGCTCCAGTCATACAGGAATACTTGAAGAAAGGGAGCCCGCAGTGCTTGCGCGCGAAGCTTTGGTCACAAGTCCTCGGGGCTGAGATACAAAAACAT CATGCCAGCTACTTCGCCCAACTTAAGAAGAACGTATTAGAAGTAGATCTCATGATAGATAAACTAATATTCAAAGACGTACAATTGACGGCATCTAACGacgaccaatattttgttttcgaGGATTTATTATATCAG GTGATGTTATGTTTCTCCCGGGATTGCGAAGTGATGCAAGCACTGAAGGGCAGCATCGGCAACCCTCTGACAGTGACCATCAAAGGCAAACCAGCCTCACCGGACGCCACTGTGTTCCCGCCCAGTGGTATTATACCTTTCCATGGATTCACTATGTACG CAACGCCGTTCTGCTATCTGTACGATGACCCAGTGCAACTGTACTACACGTTTCGTGCATTTTACATCCGTTACTGGCATCGACTACATTACATTTCCACACATCCACAG GGCATAGTTTCATTATGCCTTCTCTATGAGAGGCTATTGGAAGCGAACGAGCCATTACTTTGGATACACTTTAGGAACATCAATATTAATCC CATAAGAGTCGTATTTAAATGGTTAATGAGAGCATTCAGTGGACACTTACCTCCGGACCAGCTGTTGCTTCTCTGGGACGCGATCCTCGGCTACGACTGCCTGGAGATCCTGCCGTTACTGGCTCTGGCCATACTCAGCTTCAGGAAGGAGAACATCTTCCAAGTAAATACACTCCAAAACGTGGACGCAGTACTTGCAGACCTCTCCACCATATCTGTGATACCACTACTACAACTAGCGCTGATGAAAACTTAA